One Hyphomicrobium sp. CS1GBMeth3 DNA window includes the following coding sequences:
- the bcsS gene encoding cellulose biosynthesis protein BcsS, with protein MATAALLIAGILCNPAAADTAEQSGGRQVWAGADVSSDVWLVYSGVTVAPWSSIYEDGIRVRAAGGYGGYKQSYTQHSIDLTTDADRFTQRELDVSTYYGEVLIGYLKRYGELTAKAFVGASIISHNLGMAEEVIAIGDEVGIKGALELWLNIGERGWGSLDLWWSSAHDTRAARARVGYRVWPNLSIGLEGGINVDARAECRLSGKRSRECGHVIVSDDGTVVRDFDSAELLDYARGGTFARYEWGVSEVSVSVGALRNAFADNEVAPYVTLNWLTQF; from the coding sequence ATGGCGACTGCGGCTCTTCTGATCGCCGGTATCCTCTGCAACCCGGCAGCGGCAGACACGGCTGAGCAATCCGGTGGCCGGCAGGTCTGGGCCGGTGCCGACGTTTCGAGCGATGTCTGGCTCGTCTATTCCGGCGTCACGGTGGCGCCGTGGAGCAGCATCTACGAGGATGGTATCCGCGTCCGCGCCGCAGGCGGGTACGGCGGCTACAAGCAGTCCTACACGCAACACTCGATCGACCTCACCACCGACGCTGACAGGTTCACGCAGCGCGAGCTGGACGTGAGCACTTACTACGGCGAGGTGCTGATCGGCTACCTGAAGCGCTACGGCGAGCTGACGGCGAAGGCGTTCGTGGGGGCCTCGATCATCAGCCACAATCTCGGAATGGCCGAGGAGGTGATCGCCATCGGCGACGAGGTCGGCATCAAGGGTGCGCTGGAGCTGTGGCTGAACATCGGCGAGCGGGGATGGGGCTCGCTGGACCTATGGTGGTCATCGGCCCACGACACCCGCGCAGCCAGGGCGCGCGTCGGCTATCGCGTTTGGCCCAATCTCTCAATTGGCCTCGAAGGCGGCATCAACGTCGATGCTCGCGCTGAGTGCCGCTTGAGCGGCAAGAGAAGCCGCGAGTGCGGACACGTCATCGTCTCCGATGACGGCACGGTTGTTCGAGATTTCGATAGCGCCGAGCTCCTCGACTACGCCCGCGGCGGAACCTTCGCCCGCTACGAATGGGGCGTCAGCGAAGTGTCGGTTTCGGTTGGCGCGCTGCGCAACGCCTTTGCTGATAACGAGGTTGCGCCGTACGTGACGCTCAACTGGCTGACCCAGTTTTGA
- a CDS encoding TetR/AcrR family transcriptional regulator, which yields MPKLKPETQKARRERILDAAEICFARAGFHRCTMQDICREAGISPGALYVYFASKEDLIAGIVERDRAKLAAELAELADAPDLLTAMAKLGEHYMTEEPQYKRVLGLEIGGESTRNPNVAATFRSVDAYCRQSFEQVFERARQDGKIKPQDDSHTLSEVVSLIGDGLFWRRAVDPDFDIQKILPVLVRMVSTLLNPVDPAATDTALSSSQPETGKPQKSEAAS from the coding sequence ATGCCCAAGCTCAAACCAGAGACCCAGAAGGCCCGCCGCGAGCGCATTCTCGACGCGGCGGAAATTTGCTTTGCCCGCGCGGGCTTCCACCGTTGCACGATGCAGGACATCTGCCGCGAGGCGGGTATCAGCCCCGGCGCGCTGTACGTGTATTTCGCCTCAAAGGAGGATCTGATCGCGGGCATCGTCGAGCGCGACCGTGCCAAGCTGGCCGCGGAGCTCGCGGAACTCGCGGATGCGCCGGATCTGCTGACCGCGATGGCCAAGCTCGGCGAGCACTACATGACGGAGGAGCCGCAGTACAAGCGTGTGCTCGGCCTCGAGATCGGCGGCGAGTCGACGCGCAATCCCAACGTCGCCGCGACGTTCCGCTCCGTCGATGCTTACTGCCGCCAGAGCTTCGAGCAGGTGTTCGAACGCGCGCGCCAGGACGGCAAGATCAAGCCGCAGGATGATTCGCATACGCTGTCTGAGGTTGTCTCTCTGATCGGCGATGGCTTGTTCTGGCGCCGTGCCGTCGACCCGGACTTCGACATTCAGAAGATCCTGCCCGTGCTCGTGCGCATGGTGAGCACGCTGTTGAACCCGGTGGATCCTGCAGCCACAGACACCGCTCTGTCTTCGTCTCAACCCGAAACCGGAAAACCCCAAAAGTCCGAGGCTGCGTCATGA
- a CDS encoding efflux RND transporter periplasmic adaptor subunit, with protein sequence MRKRALVIFASLVGLGIAAYQSGLVEPYLASFAAKQDDAKHNAAKEQPPPAVSVVEAAKADFVETVLVTGSFVPREEILVAPEVDGLRVLELKAEEGDKVKKGDLLAVLVTEQIEAQLAANEASLGSATASIERAKSQILEMEARVAEAKAQLERARPLVQSKYLSEAVFDQRHLAFKSAEAQLESSRGALAQAKAEKSQIEAQRRELVWRRGRAEVRAPADGIVSKRAGRIGGIATASTLTGGDTMFRIIEKGEIELDAEVAETHLWKIKPGQPARIAAPGGLEVDGKVRLVSPEVDKATRLGRVRIFLGDNPALKVGAFGRGLVETGRGRAIAVPLSAVLYTAEGPSIQVVTNGKVATRAIKTGLEANGMIAVESGLAEGGLVVAKAGTFLRNGDAVRAVKPEAAASGELSEASQ encoded by the coding sequence ATGAGAAAGCGTGCGCTCGTTATATTCGCGAGCCTCGTCGGGCTTGGCATAGCCGCCTATCAATCTGGCCTCGTCGAGCCTTACCTCGCGTCATTTGCCGCCAAGCAGGACGATGCCAAGCATAACGCGGCCAAAGAGCAGCCGCCGCCGGCCGTGTCCGTGGTCGAGGCAGCGAAGGCGGATTTCGTCGAGACGGTGCTCGTCACGGGGTCGTTCGTGCCGCGCGAGGAGATCCTGGTTGCGCCGGAGGTCGACGGCCTGCGCGTGCTCGAGTTGAAGGCCGAGGAAGGCGACAAGGTCAAGAAAGGGGATCTGCTCGCCGTGCTGGTCACCGAGCAGATCGAAGCCCAGCTTGCGGCGAATGAAGCCTCGCTCGGCAGCGCCACCGCGTCCATAGAGCGCGCAAAAAGCCAGATCCTCGAGATGGAGGCCCGCGTCGCGGAGGCGAAGGCACAGCTCGAACGCGCCCGCCCGCTCGTGCAATCGAAGTATCTGTCCGAGGCGGTCTTCGATCAGCGTCACCTTGCGTTCAAATCCGCCGAGGCGCAGCTCGAATCTTCACGCGGCGCGCTTGCGCAGGCCAAGGCAGAGAAAAGCCAGATCGAGGCGCAACGCCGCGAGCTTGTCTGGCGTCGCGGTCGCGCCGAGGTACGCGCCCCCGCAGACGGCATTGTAAGCAAGCGCGCGGGCCGCATCGGCGGCATCGCCACCGCAAGCACGCTGACCGGCGGCGATACCATGTTCCGCATTATCGAAAAGGGCGAGATCGAGCTCGATGCGGAGGTCGCCGAGACGCACCTGTGGAAGATCAAGCCGGGCCAGCCGGCGCGCATCGCGGCGCCCGGCGGCCTCGAGGTGGATGGTAAGGTGCGCCTGGTCTCCCCCGAGGTGGACAAGGCAACCCGCCTTGGCCGGGTGCGCATCTTCCTGGGCGACAACCCTGCCCTCAAGGTCGGCGCCTTCGGACGCGGCTTGGTCGAGACCGGTCGCGGTCGTGCCATCGCCGTGCCCCTCTCCGCCGTTCTCTACACGGCCGAGGGCCCGAGCATCCAGGTCGTCACCAACGGCAAGGTTGCAACGCGTGCGATCAAGACGGGGCTTGAGGCGAACGGCATGATTGCCGTCGAGAGCGGCCTTGCCGAAGGCGGTCTCGTCGTCGCAAAAGCCGGCACGTTTCTGCGCAACGGCGATGCGGTCCGGGCCGTGAAGCCTGAGGCAGCCGCCTCCGGCGAGCTTAGCGAGGCCAGCCAATGA
- the hisD gene encoding histidinol dehydrogenase, which yields MPVRLSTSEPDFASHFDALLAAKREVSEDVDEAVRAIIAEVRARGDRALVALSQKFDQVDLASIGIRVNESEVDAAVRACSPETLEALGFARDRIWEHHVRHVPHSETYTDPLGVTLGHRWTAVESAGLYVPGGLASYPSSVLMNAVPAKVAGVERLVIVVPTPKGQLNPLVLAAAKLAGVSEIYRVGGAQAVAALAYGTESIKPVAKIVGPGNAYVAAAKRQVFGTVGIDSIAGPSEVLVIADKHNSPDWIAADLLAQAEHDTAAQSILITDDAGFADAVTASVQRQVQQLPKADIAGASWRDFGAVIVVGSLDEVPPLADRIAAEHLEIATRDPDAMAAEIRNAGALFLGAYTPEVIGDYVAGPNHVLPTARSARFSSGLGVLDFMKRTSILKLDEASLDKLAAPAMTLARAEGLEAHRRSVEIRLSKG from the coding sequence ATGCCCGTGCGGCTTTCCACGTCTGAGCCCGATTTCGCCTCTCATTTCGATGCCCTGCTTGCGGCCAAGCGGGAGGTCTCCGAGGATGTGGACGAGGCCGTGCGCGCCATTATCGCCGAGGTCCGGGCGCGCGGCGACAGGGCGCTCGTGGCTCTGTCGCAGAAGTTCGACCAGGTCGACCTTGCTTCCATCGGCATCCGCGTCAACGAGAGCGAAGTGGACGCAGCGGTGCGGGCCTGCAGCCCCGAGACGCTCGAGGCGCTCGGCTTCGCGCGCGACCGCATCTGGGAGCACCACGTACGGCATGTGCCGCACAGCGAGACCTACACCGATCCGCTCGGAGTCACGCTCGGTCATCGCTGGACGGCCGTAGAATCAGCCGGGCTCTATGTGCCGGGCGGGCTCGCCTCCTATCCGAGCTCGGTGTTGATGAACGCTGTGCCGGCGAAGGTCGCGGGCGTCGAGCGTCTCGTGATCGTGGTGCCGACACCCAAGGGGCAGCTCAATCCGCTGGTGCTGGCCGCAGCCAAGCTCGCCGGCGTTTCCGAGATCTATCGCGTGGGCGGCGCGCAGGCCGTGGCGGCGCTGGCTTACGGGACCGAGAGCATCAAGCCGGTGGCCAAGATCGTTGGGCCTGGCAACGCCTACGTGGCGGCGGCCAAACGGCAGGTGTTCGGCACCGTCGGCATCGACAGCATCGCCGGGCCGTCCGAGGTGCTCGTCATCGCCGACAAGCACAACTCGCCGGACTGGATTGCCGCCGACCTCCTGGCGCAGGCCGAACACGACACGGCTGCGCAGTCGATCCTCATCACGGACGATGCGGGCTTCGCCGACGCGGTCACGGCCTCGGTGCAACGCCAGGTGCAGCAACTGCCGAAGGCCGACATCGCGGGCGCGAGCTGGCGCGATTTCGGCGCCGTCATCGTCGTTGGCTCTCTCGACGAGGTGCCGCCGCTCGCCGACCGTATTGCCGCCGAGCACCTTGAGATCGCGACGCGCGACCCCGATGCGATGGCCGCTGAAATCCGCAATGCCGGCGCCCTGTTCCTTGGCGCCTACACGCCGGAGGTGATCGGAGACTATGTCGCCGGCCCCAACCACGTGCTGCCCACGGCACGCAGCGCGCGTTTCTCCTCAGGGCTCGGCGTGCTCGACTTCATGAAGCGTACGTCGATCCTCAAGCTCGACGAAGCGTCCCTCGACAAGCTCGCGGCGCCTGCCATGACGCTGGCGCGCGCCGAAGGGCTCGAAGCTCACAGGCGGTCGGTAGAGATCCGGCTTTCGAAAGGATAG
- a CDS encoding Crp/Fnr family transcriptional regulator, with translation MLGAPFDFEFLERFKIPLKRYSAGEKIFLEEDPGDFMYLVVEGKVSIVTYGTVLEKVGLNGIFGELALIDNSPRSAAALAAEATEVALIDRKTFLELVRHNPAFSLYVMRQLATRIRRMNKSL, from the coding sequence ATGCTGGGCGCCCCGTTTGATTTCGAATTTCTTGAGCGGTTCAAGATTCCGCTAAAGCGTTACTCTGCCGGCGAGAAGATCTTCCTCGAAGAGGATCCCGGCGATTTCATGTACCTTGTGGTCGAGGGCAAGGTGAGCATCGTGACCTATGGCACGGTGCTCGAGAAGGTGGGGCTCAACGGCATCTTCGGTGAGCTGGCTTTGATCGACAATTCGCCGCGCTCGGCAGCGGCGCTTGCCGCCGAGGCAACCGAGGTGGCCCTGATCGACCGCAAAACGTTCCTTGAACTCGTGCGCCACAACCCGGCGTTCTCGCTCTACGTCATGCGGCAGCTCGCCACCCGCATTCGCCGTATGAACAAGAGCCTCTAG
- a CDS encoding DUF992 domain-containing protein, whose amino-acid sequence MKTIGFVAAIAAAAAFCVSAPALSQPKFKAGTLTCTGGGGVGLILGSTKSYDCKYVSASGSYYERYTASITKIGLDVGVTNNSVMVWAVLAPSEVRKRGLAGSYAGATADIAIGIGGGAKVLLGGSNNSIALQPVSVQGQTGLNLAVGVAELSIR is encoded by the coding sequence ATGAAAACCATCGGGTTCGTTGCCGCCATCGCGGCGGCGGCAGCATTCTGTGTATCTGCACCGGCCTTGTCGCAACCGAAGTTCAAGGCCGGAACGCTGACCTGCACGGGCGGTGGGGGCGTGGGGCTCATTCTTGGCTCCACGAAGAGCTACGACTGCAAGTACGTCTCGGCCTCCGGCTCCTATTACGAGCGCTATACCGCTTCGATCACCAAGATCGGCCTCGACGTCGGCGTCACCAACAACAGCGTGATGGTGTGGGCCGTGCTCGCTCCGTCGGAAGTGCGCAAGCGCGGGCTCGCCGGCAGCTATGCCGGTGCCACGGCCGACATCGCCATCGGCATCGGCGGCGGCGCGAAGGTGCTGCTCGGCGGCTCGAACAACTCGATCGCGCTGCAGCCGGTCAGCGTGCAGGGCCAGACGGGTCTTAACCTTGCCGTCGGCGTTGCCGAGCTCAGCATCCGCTAG
- a CDS encoding DUF2948 family protein, with protein sequence MSDLKLIALDTEDLSILAAHLQDAVLHVEDMVYLKAERRFALLVNRFDWSDAVASNGDGKPFVRRRTGVRFEHVTGAQVQGLDLLNKTLALSLLTLTFEPSEAPQGTVTLTFAGGGAVRLSVECIEAALTDLGAAWATSRKPEHAGD encoded by the coding sequence ATGTCCGACCTGAAGCTTATTGCGCTCGATACCGAAGACCTTTCGATCCTGGCCGCGCACCTGCAGGATGCAGTGCTGCACGTCGAGGACATGGTCTATCTGAAGGCTGAACGGCGCTTCGCGCTGCTCGTCAATCGATTCGACTGGAGCGACGCGGTCGCCTCCAACGGGGACGGCAAGCCGTTCGTTCGCCGCCGTACCGGCGTGCGGTTCGAGCATGTCACCGGCGCGCAGGTGCAGGGGCTCGACCTCCTGAACAAGACTCTGGCGCTGTCGCTTCTGACGCTCACGTTCGAGCCGAGCGAAGCGCCGCAGGGCACCGTAACCCTCACCTTCGCCGGCGGGGGCGCTGTCCGTCTCTCGGTCGAATGCATCGAGGCGGCGCTGACCGATCTCGGGGCCGCCTGGGCAACCTCGCGCAAACCGGAGCATGCCGGCGATTAG
- a CDS encoding arsenate reductase ArsC yields the protein MSSEGDGPRSVLFTCALNTVRSPMAAAILRHLAGERIRVASAGVRAGIMDPYAVAVMDEIGIDISEHEPATLKELDDPDFDLIVTLSPEAHHHGVELTRLVPADVEYWPTPDATVLLDSVSREEALAAYRDVRDLLFRRIKERFLHTAGGPTV from the coding sequence GTGTCAAGCGAGGGCGATGGACCTCGGTCGGTGCTCTTCACGTGTGCCTTAAACACCGTGCGCAGCCCCATGGCCGCGGCGATCCTTCGCCATCTCGCCGGTGAGCGGATTCGTGTTGCCTCTGCCGGCGTGCGCGCCGGTATCATGGATCCGTATGCCGTTGCCGTCATGGACGAGATCGGCATCGACATTTCCGAGCACGAGCCGGCGACGCTCAAGGAGCTCGATGACCCGGATTTCGATCTGATCGTCACGCTGTCGCCGGAGGCGCATCACCACGGCGTCGAGTTGACTCGGCTGGTGCCGGCCGACGTCGAGTACTGGCCGACGCCGGACGCGACAGTACTGCTCGACAGCGTCAGCCGAGAGGAGGCGCTGGCCGCCTATCGCGACGTGCGCGATCTTCTGTTCCGGCGGATCAAGGAGCGCTTTCTGCACACAGCGGGTGGCCCGACGGTGTGA
- the murA gene encoding UDP-N-acetylglucosamine 1-carboxyvinyltransferase, which produces MDRIRIIGGQPLKGTIPISGAKNAALPLMIASLLTEDRLTLKNVPNLADVNLLARILRNHGVDLAVDGKRAGGTPHLGETFHLTARDISDTTAPYELVSRMRASFWVLGPLVARMGEAKVSLPGGCAIGTRPVDLHLSALRALGAEIEIDAGYVIARAPKGLVGGHITFPKVSVGATHNALLAAALAKGETLIENAAREPEVGDVAACLVKMGVVIEGIGTSTLRVQGKSRLEGTVHTVLPDRIETGTFAFAVAATGGDVVLEGTRRELLKTALETLSETGASVTDTETGVRIQRNGNGLEPIDVETQPFPGFPTDLQAQLMALMTRAHGTSVIRETIFENRFMHVQELARLGADIKLHGDTATIKGVRSLRGAPVMATDLRASVSLVIAGLMAEGETIINRVYHLDRGFERLEEKLSRCGAQIERLTAG; this is translated from the coding sequence ATGGATCGCATCAGGATCATCGGCGGCCAGCCGCTCAAGGGGACTATTCCGATCTCGGGCGCGAAGAACGCCGCGCTTCCCCTCATGATCGCCTCGCTGCTGACGGAAGACCGACTGACGCTCAAGAACGTGCCGAACCTCGCCGACGTGAACCTGCTTGCGCGCATCCTGCGCAACCACGGCGTCGACCTTGCCGTCGACGGTAAGCGCGCCGGCGGGACGCCGCATCTAGGCGAGACGTTCCATCTCACGGCGCGTGACATCTCGGATACGACGGCGCCCTACGAGCTCGTGTCGCGCATGCGGGCGAGCTTCTGGGTGCTCGGCCCGCTGGTGGCGCGCATGGGCGAAGCGAAGGTGTCGCTGCCCGGCGGCTGTGCCATTGGCACGCGGCCGGTGGATCTGCATCTTTCGGCTCTGCGCGCGCTCGGTGCGGAGATCGAGATCGACGCCGGCTACGTCATCGCGCGGGCGCCCAAGGGGCTCGTTGGCGGACACATCACCTTCCCGAAGGTCTCGGTCGGCGCGACGCATAACGCGCTGCTCGCGGCTGCGCTCGCAAAAGGCGAGACGCTGATCGAGAACGCGGCGCGGGAGCCGGAGGTCGGCGACGTGGCCGCGTGCCTGGTCAAGATGGGCGTCGTCATCGAAGGCATCGGCACGTCGACGCTGCGCGTGCAGGGCAAATCGCGGCTCGAAGGCACCGTGCACACGGTGCTGCCGGATCGCATCGAGACGGGCACGTTCGCGTTTGCCGTTGCGGCGACCGGCGGCGACGTGGTGCTCGAGGGCACGCGGCGCGAGCTTCTCAAAACGGCGCTCGAAACGCTGTCGGAGACCGGGGCTTCGGTGACGGATACCGAGACCGGCGTGCGCATTCAGCGCAACGGCAATGGCCTCGAGCCGATCGACGTCGAAACGCAGCCGTTCCCGGGTTTCCCAACCGATCTGCAGGCCCAGCTCATGGCGCTAATGACGCGCGCGCACGGCACGAGCGTGATCCGCGAGACCATCTTCGAGAACCGCTTCATGCACGTGCAGGAGCTGGCGCGGCTCGGTGCCGACATCAAGCTGCACGGCGATACCGCGACTATCAAAGGCGTGAGGAGCCTGCGCGGGGCCCCCGTGATGGCGACCGATCTGCGCGCGTCCGTCTCGCTGGTCATCGCCGGGTTGATGGCCGAGGGCGAGACGATCATCAACCGCGTCTACCACCTTGACCGCGGCTTCGAGCGGCTCGAGGAGAAGCTTTCGCGTTGCGGCGCGCAGATCGAGCGACTGACCGCGGGCTGA
- a CDS encoding UPF0262 family protein, which translates to MTETSTDESVQTNHRIAEIVLDPNSIARGNANIEHEREVAIYDILDGNSFELEGCDEGPYKLTIGMVEDRLALTVYSAGKDSEEPVVAHFLSLTPFKRIMKDYFLVLDSYYQAIRSAQPSRIQAIDVGRRGLHDEGSRVLMERLEGKIKIDLDTARRLFTLISALHWKG; encoded by the coding sequence ATGACCGAGACATCGACCGACGAGTCCGTGCAGACCAATCATCGCATCGCCGAGATCGTGCTCGATCCCAACTCGATCGCCCGCGGCAACGCGAACATCGAGCATGAGCGTGAGGTGGCGATCTACGACATCCTCGACGGCAACTCGTTCGAGCTCGAGGGGTGCGACGAGGGACCGTACAAGCTCACCATCGGCATGGTGGAGGACCGGCTGGCGCTGACCGTCTACAGCGCGGGCAAGGACTCCGAGGAGCCGGTCGTGGCGCACTTCCTTTCGCTCACGCCGTTCAAACGCATCATGAAGGACTACTTCCTGGTGCTCGACAGCTACTATCAGGCCATCCGTTCGGCCCAGCCCTCGCGCATCCAGGCCATCGACGTCGGCCGGCGCGGGCTTCACGACGAAGGCAGCCGCGTGCTGATGGAGCGGCTCGAAGGCAAGATCAAAATCGATCTCGATACCGCACGGCGTCTCTTCACGCTCATCTCGGCCCTTCACTGGAAGGGGTGA